One part of the Oncorhynchus clarkii lewisi isolate Uvic-CL-2024 chromosome 7, UVic_Ocla_1.0, whole genome shotgun sequence genome encodes these proteins:
- the LOC139414471 gene encoding large ribosomal subunit protein eL32-like isoform X1, translating into MIGSPIGRGTIGPASSGFCRGNMAALRPLKRPKIVKKRVKKFIRHQSDRYVKVKQNWRKPRGIDNRVRRRFKGQMLMPNIGYGSNKKTKHMLPSGFRKFLVHNIKELEVLMMSNKTHAAEIAHNVSSKNRKLIVERAAQLAIKITNPNARLRSEEHE; encoded by the exons atgattgggagtcccatagggcggggcacaattggcccagcgtcatctgggttttgccggg GCAACATGGCAGCTCTCAGGCCTCTGAAAAGGCCTAAGATCGTCAAGAAGAGGGTGAAGAAGTTCATCAGACATCAGTCAGACCGCTATGTGAAAGTCAAG CAAAACTGGCGTAAACCCAGAGGAATCGACAACAGGGTGCGGCGGCGCTTCAAGGGCCAGATGCTGATGCCCAACATCGGCTACGGCAGCAACAAGAAGACCAAACACATGCTGCCCTCCGGCTTCAGGAAGTTCCTGGTGCACAACATCAAGGAGCTGGAGGTCCTCATGATGAGCAACAA GACCCATGCTGCAGAGATAGCCCACAATGTGTCGTCAAAGAACAGGAAGTTGATCGTGGAGAGGGCTGCTCAGCTTGCTATTAAGATCACCAACCCCAACGCCAGGCTACGCAGCGAGGAACACGAGTGA
- the LOC139414471 gene encoding large ribosomal subunit protein eL32-like isoform X2 produces the protein MAALRPLKRPKIVKKRVKKFIRHQSDRYVKVKQNWRKPRGIDNRVRRRFKGQMLMPNIGYGSNKKTKHMLPSGFRKFLVHNIKELEVLMMSNKTHAAEIAHNVSSKNRKLIVERAAQLAIKITNPNARLRSEEHE, from the exons ATGGCAGCTCTCAGGCCTCTGAAAAGGCCTAAGATCGTCAAGAAGAGGGTGAAGAAGTTCATCAGACATCAGTCAGACCGCTATGTGAAAGTCAAG CAAAACTGGCGTAAACCCAGAGGAATCGACAACAGGGTGCGGCGGCGCTTCAAGGGCCAGATGCTGATGCCCAACATCGGCTACGGCAGCAACAAGAAGACCAAACACATGCTGCCCTCCGGCTTCAGGAAGTTCCTGGTGCACAACATCAAGGAGCTGGAGGTCCTCATGATGAGCAACAA GACCCATGCTGCAGAGATAGCCCACAATGTGTCGTCAAAGAACAGGAAGTTGATCGTGGAGAGGGCTGCTCAGCTTGCTATTAAGATCACCAACCCCAACGCCAGGCTACGCAGCGAGGAACACGAGTGA